The window AAACTCAATACCTATATCCCGCCGAAGATGCGCAGCGATAAGAGCGTACTGGACAAAGCACGGGATACCGAAGATGTCAAGGCAGCAGCGTAGAAAAAAGAAAAAGGATTCCGGCGGGGACGACATGAATTCCGCACCGGGCTGGATGACCACGTACGGGGATATGATGTCGCTGTTGTTGGTCTTCTTCATTTTGATTGTCTCCTTTTCCTCGGTTCAGGAATCCGAATTCCAGAAAGCGATGGGATCTTTGCAGAGAGCACTTGGATTACTCAAATCAAATGTTGCACTGATTACACCATCGACTCAGTCCATTTATATCCCGCCACGGGCCGAGGTGAGGCAGGTAATTAACGAGATTCTGCGGACAATGAAGGATATTCCCGAGCTGGAAAACAGTATTTCCTTTGAATCAGGGGAGGATGGAGTACGTGTCCGGATAAGCAACCCGCTTTTATTCGATACCGGCAAGGCGAATCTGAAGCCACAAATCCTGCCGGTGCTCGATAAAATTGCCACACTGCTGGATACAGCAGAGTTTGAGGTGATCATTGAGGGGCATACAGATAATGTGCCGATTTACAATGAGCAGTTCCATTCGAACTGGGAATTATCAGCGGCAAGATCGGTGGCTGTGGTAGAACAATTTGTAGATTTCGGTATTAACCCGGAACGGTTTTCCGCAGTGGCATATGGTGAATACAAACCCCTTAAATCTAATCTCACCAGTGACGGGCGATCAAAAAATCGCAGGGTTGAAGTATTCATCCCGTATGAGCAAAACAGTAATAATGAAGGAATGAGAGAATCAGTTAGGAACGAAAAAAATGGCTGATGATGACATTCAAAATGGAGAGAATACCGAATCCGGGGAAGTGAAGACCCAGGGGATTAATCCCTGGATAAAACGGTTGTTGATGTTTGGGGCAGTATTACTGGTTATCGGGATTGAGTTGGGAATATCGTATGTCCTGAATAAACGGGTGGTAGTACCCAAATACTTTTCTGAAGTAAAAGAAAAGCCAAAGGGACAAGATGGCAAAAAGAAGAAAGAGGAAAAGAAAGAAACAGAGCAGGCTGAACTCAATACAAACATTTACCTGGTGGATAATATTGTTATTAATCCAAAAGGAACGAATGGCACCCGCTATATTGCAATGGCCGTTGGTCTGGGCGTGAATGATCCGGGAACCCTGGAAAAACTGAAAAACAGAGATATCCAGATCAGGGACGCCATGAATGCTCTGTTGGCTGATAAATCTCTGGGAGAATTCGTGGATATGGAAAACCGGCCTAAACTGAAACGGGAAATCCTGAACACGGTTAACGATAAAATTGGGCCCAACGAAGTGGAATCTATTTATTTTACGGAATACGTGATTCAATAGGGACAGCGATGAATAAAAGTAAATTACTCTCACAGAAGGAAATCGATGCTCTGATGACCCAGGCCGCCTCGCATGAGGTACCGGAGTCCTATGAACGATCGCAGGAGGTCAACGTATACGATTTTCGCCATCCCAACCGAGTCTCCAAGGAGCAGATGCGGACGCTCCGG is drawn from Candidatus Neomarinimicrobiota bacterium and contains these coding sequences:
- a CDS encoding flagellar motor protein MotB, with protein sequence MSRQQRRKKKKDSGGDDMNSAPGWMTTYGDMMSLLLVFFILIVSFSSVQESEFQKAMGSLQRALGLLKSNVALITPSTQSIYIPPRAEVRQVINEILRTMKDIPELENSISFESGEDGVRVRISNPLLFDTGKANLKPQILPVLDKIATLLDTAEFEVIIEGHTDNVPIYNEQFHSNWELSAARSVAVVEQFVDFGINPERFSAVAYGEYKPLKSNLTSDGRSKNRRVEVFIPYEQNSNNEGMRESVRNEKNG
- a CDS encoding flagellar basal body-associated FliL family protein, producing MADDDIQNGENTESGEVKTQGINPWIKRLLMFGAVLLVIGIELGISYVLNKRVVVPKYFSEVKEKPKGQDGKKKKEEKKETEQAELNTNIYLVDNIVINPKGTNGTRYIAMAVGLGVNDPGTLEKLKNRDIQIRDAMNALLADKSLGEFVDMENRPKLKREILNTVNDKIGPNEVESIYFTEYVIQ